A stretch of the Acetomicrobium thermoterrenum DSM 13490 genome encodes the following:
- the infB gene encoding translation initiation factor IF-2, with protein MLNIENKNLLEILQDLGVEAKSHMSSIDTDIAQIVEETLREDKEAKHGDSKEATVTAKEVIRIDEGSTIERVAKILGKPVNLVVKELITAGFMVPASAIVNDEIAKAIGKAFNVVLSIVPVEAEVSDEEKKEVAIQSERKRQQEPPKKLLPRPPIVTVMGHVDHGKTTLLDYIRKTNVTAKEAGGITQHIGASVVEHNSKKIVFLDTPGHEAFTSMRARGAQVTDIVILIVAADDGVMPQTVEALNHAKAANVPIVVAINKIDKPNAKPDRVKQQLADLGLIPEEWGGDTIMVEISAKTGLNVDELLEMILLVAEMNELVADYEANPEGVVIEAQLDKGKGPVATVIVQQGTLRRGDILLFETTWGRVRAMIDHLGRNIKEVTPSLPAEILGLNEVPQAGERFVRVEDEKEARDAIDKYLEKKRQQEMQAVKRASLEELFEQMEKGEMPTVKIILKSDVQGTLEAIKSSLQRLSVEEVGIEIVHEGVGRITESDVMLADASDAIIIGFNVRPDGNARKLAEQKGIQIRLYRTIYDVIDDVKAAVEGMLAPKLKEHILGEAEVRVVFKVPKVGQVAGCYVKEGTIRRNAKARIIRDGIVIWEGPLSSLKRFKDDVREVNAGYECGIALAGFQDIKEGDMIEAFEILEEKRHLSDVS; from the coding sequence ATGTTAAACATCGAAAATAAAAATCTGCTTGAAATTTTACAAGACTTAGGGGTGGAGGCAAAGAGCCATATGAGCTCCATAGATACAGATATTGCACAAATAGTTGAGGAAACGTTGCGGGAAGACAAGGAAGCAAAACATGGCGATTCAAAAGAAGCTACTGTAACTGCAAAGGAAGTTATAAGGATCGATGAAGGCTCTACAATTGAAAGGGTCGCAAAAATTTTGGGAAAGCCCGTTAATTTGGTGGTAAAAGAGCTTATAACGGCAGGTTTCATGGTTCCTGCTAGCGCGATAGTGAATGATGAAATAGCTAAGGCAATCGGCAAAGCATTTAATGTGGTTTTATCGATAGTTCCTGTCGAAGCAGAGGTGTCTGATGAAGAGAAAAAGGAAGTGGCAATACAATCTGAGAGAAAAAGACAACAGGAACCTCCCAAAAAATTATTGCCACGGCCCCCTATAGTCACGGTTATGGGCCATGTGGATCACGGCAAGACGACACTTTTGGACTACATAAGAAAGACCAACGTCACCGCAAAAGAGGCAGGAGGTATAACACAACACATAGGAGCTTCTGTCGTTGAACACAACAGCAAAAAAATAGTTTTTTTGGATACTCCGGGGCATGAAGCATTTACGTCTATGCGTGCCAGAGGGGCGCAAGTTACCGACATAGTAATACTTATAGTGGCTGCAGATGATGGAGTTATGCCACAGACCGTTGAAGCATTAAATCATGCTAAGGCAGCAAATGTGCCTATAGTAGTAGCTATAAACAAGATCGACAAACCAAACGCAAAGCCCGATAGGGTAAAACAACAACTTGCAGATCTCGGCCTTATCCCTGAAGAGTGGGGCGGGGACACCATCATGGTTGAGATATCCGCAAAAACGGGGCTCAACGTAGACGAACTTCTTGAAATGATACTCCTCGTTGCAGAAATGAACGAACTGGTCGCTGACTACGAAGCAAATCCAGAGGGGGTTGTCATAGAAGCACAATTAGATAAAGGCAAAGGTCCGGTGGCGACGGTGATAGTCCAACAAGGGACCCTAAGGAGAGGAGATATACTCCTTTTTGAGACCACGTGGGGACGGGTTCGGGCTATGATAGATCATCTCGGGCGCAACATAAAAGAGGTCACGCCAAGCTTGCCTGCTGAAATTTTGGGCTTAAACGAAGTTCCTCAAGCCGGTGAACGGTTTGTAAGGGTTGAAGACGAAAAGGAAGCGCGCGATGCCATCGATAAATACTTAGAAAAGAAAAGACAGCAGGAAATGCAAGCTGTAAAAAGAGCCTCATTAGAAGAGCTCTTTGAACAGATGGAGAAAGGCGAAATGCCCACAGTGAAGATAATATTAAAATCTGATGTGCAAGGAACCTTGGAAGCTATAAAGTCCTCTTTGCAGCGTCTTTCCGTTGAAGAAGTAGGTATTGAGATCGTTCATGAGGGCGTTGGAAGGATTACAGAGTCCGATGTGATGCTCGCCGACGCGTCGGATGCCATCATCATTGGGTTTAACGTAAGGCCTGACGGAAATGCAAGAAAATTAGCCGAACAAAAGGGCATCCAGATACGACTTTATCGTACCATATATGACGTGATCGACGACGTTAAAGCAGCGGTTGAAGGGATGCTTGCTCCAAAACTAAAGGAACACATCCTCGGAGAAGCGGAGGTCAGGGTAGTATTCAAGGTTCCCAAAGTAGGACAAGTCGCCGGTTGTTACGTAAAAGAAGGAACAATCAGGCGAAATGCCAAAGCAAGAATTATAAGGGACGGCATTGTCATATGGGAAGGACCGCTATCCAGCCTCAAACGGTTTAAAGACGACGTAAGGGAAGTAAACGCCGGATACGAATGCGGAATAGCTCTCGCTGGATTTCAAGACATAAAGGAAGGCGACATGATAGAGGCCTTCGAGATTCTAGAGGAAAAAAGACATCTAAGTGATGTTTCATGA
- the rnpM gene encoding RNase P modulator RnpM, whose amino-acid sequence MGKRGMMTKRRPRTCVACKTEKPKKELIRVVRSPEGHVYVDPTGKGQGRGAYVCSDQNCIEQAKKKDILSKALRTKVPAEIYEELSQKIGESGNAGQ is encoded by the coding sequence ATGGGAAAAAGAGGAATGATGACGAAAAGGCGTCCTCGGACCTGTGTGGCGTGCAAAACAGAAAAACCAAAGAAAGAGCTCATTAGAGTCGTACGATCCCCCGAAGGGCACGTTTATGTCGATCCTACCGGCAAGGGCCAGGGAAGGGGAGCCTACGTCTGTAGCGATCAAAATTGCATTGAACAGGCAAAGAAAAAGGACATTCTGTCCAAAGCTTTGAGGACAAAAGTTCCGGCGGAAATCTATGAGGAGTTGTCGCAAAAGATTGGCGAATCAGGAAATGCCGGCCAATGA
- the nusA gene encoding transcription termination factor NusA: MELGRDFMRALKQIETEKGLPLQVIISSIEAALVSAYKKYKGTNSNVEVELDSDNGIIKIYEIKEVVDSVRNPAFEISVEEAQSMGLDDAKEGEMVKIEVSPRDFGRIAAQTARQVITQRLKDAERQIIYNDFSGKVGEIVTGVVFRDEGGQALVRIGDKIDAMLPREERIPTESYRPGDRKKFYVLDVRKTSKGPRIVLSRSHPGLLKSLLELEVPEIKEGVIDIKNIAREAGVRSKVAVTTLDPNVDPVGACIGTKGNRIKAISDELAGERIDVIIWSNDPIAYIKNALSPAKVVKIEPRLDEDKAVNVYVRPDQLSLAIGKGGQNVRLAAKLTGWKIDINVMEPDRLPTLQDLFEDIIKGELPKEWEKEE; this comes from the coding sequence ATGGAGTTGGGACGAGATTTCATGAGAGCTTTAAAACAAATAGAAACCGAAAAAGGATTGCCTCTCCAAGTAATAATTTCCAGCATAGAGGCAGCCCTGGTTTCGGCATATAAAAAATATAAAGGGACCAATTCAAATGTCGAGGTAGAACTCGATTCGGATAACGGAATTATAAAGATCTATGAAATAAAAGAGGTAGTAGATTCGGTTAGAAATCCTGCCTTTGAAATTTCCGTAGAAGAAGCTCAATCTATGGGGTTAGATGATGCGAAAGAAGGGGAGATGGTCAAAATAGAGGTATCCCCCCGGGATTTTGGCAGGATTGCGGCTCAGACGGCCAGACAGGTTATAACTCAAAGGTTAAAAGATGCCGAAAGGCAGATCATTTACAACGACTTTTCGGGAAAAGTGGGAGAGATTGTCACCGGAGTGGTCTTCAGGGACGAAGGCGGCCAGGCTTTAGTGCGCATAGGAGATAAGATAGATGCCATGCTTCCGCGCGAGGAGAGAATTCCTACGGAGTCGTATCGGCCGGGAGACAGAAAGAAATTTTATGTATTGGATGTGCGCAAAACTTCCAAAGGTCCTCGAATAGTATTGTCAAGATCTCATCCTGGGCTTTTGAAGAGCCTTCTTGAATTGGAAGTCCCGGAAATAAAGGAAGGCGTAATAGATATCAAAAACATCGCAAGGGAAGCGGGGGTAAGAAGCAAAGTTGCCGTGACCACCTTGGACCCAAACGTCGATCCGGTAGGTGCCTGTATTGGCACTAAGGGAAATAGAATTAAAGCTATCAGCGACGAACTTGCGGGCGAGCGAATTGATGTTATTATTTGGAGTAACGACCCAATAGCATATATCAAAAACGCACTTTCGCCTGCAAAAGTAGTCAAAATAGAGCCGAGGCTCGATGAGGATAAGGCAGTCAACGTTTACGTAAGGCCCGATCAGTTATCCTTGGCCATCGGGAAGGGAGGGCAGAACGTTAGGCTGGCGGCCAAACTTACAGGATGGAAGATAGATATAAATGTAATGGAGCCGGACCGACTTCCAACACTTCAAGATCTATTCGAGGATATAATTAAGGGGGAATTGCCCAAAGAATGGGAAAAAGAGGAATGA
- a CDS encoding ribosome maturation factor RimP, which translates to MQRKNDELMSIENEIREIIEGLGYDFVGMELVHEQGRMVLRIYINTLGGINVKDCETVSRKVDKFLDSREEIFGGRYYLEVSSPGLDAPLFYIKDFKNYVGKTVRIKTHDPVGSRRNFKGKIIEILANNDIKLGLDDGTEILIPFQNISKARLVPEIDDGE; encoded by the coding sequence ATGCAACGTAAGAATGACGAATTGATGTCAATAGAAAACGAAATAAGGGAAATAATAGAAGGATTGGGATATGACTTTGTGGGAATGGAATTGGTCCACGAACAGGGAAGAATGGTTTTAAGGATTTATATCAATACACTCGGAGGAATAAACGTTAAGGATTGCGAAACCGTGTCGAGAAAAGTCGATAAATTTTTGGATTCCAGAGAAGAAATCTTCGGAGGGAGGTACTATCTGGAAGTAAGTTCTCCCGGACTGGACGCCCCTCTATTTTATATAAAAGACTTCAAAAATTACGTTGGCAAAACAGTGCGTATAAAAACTCATGATCCCGTTGGATCGCGCAGAAATTTTAAAGGAAAAATTATCGAAATATTAGCTAATAACGATATCAAATTAGGGCTGGATGACGGAACGGAAATATTAATTCCCTTTCAGAACATATCAAAGGCAAGATTAGTGCCAGAAATTGATGACGGCGAGTAA
- a CDS encoding HU family DNA-binding protein, protein MTKSDIVSEVAKATGMSKKDAAVAVDAFIKSVVDALSKGEEVQIMGFGTFEVRNRAARKGRNPQNPEEIIEIPEKKVPAFRAGKMLKDAVAK, encoded by the coding sequence ATGACAAAAAGCGACATCGTTAGTGAAGTGGCGAAAGCTACGGGAATGAGCAAGAAAGACGCAGCTGTCGCAGTCGATGCCTTTATCAAATCTGTAGTGGATGCCCTATCTAAGGGGGAAGAGGTTCAAATCATGGGTTTTGGTACCTTCGAGGTGCGCAATAGAGCTGCAAGAAAGGGCCGCAACCCACAAAATCCGGAGGAGATCATAGAGATCCCCGAGAAAAAAGTTCCCGCTTTTAGAGCAGGGAAGATGCTGAAAGACGCCGTCGCCAAGTAG
- the der gene encoding ribosome biogenesis GTPase Der has protein sequence MDRNTNVVAIIGRANVGKSTLFNRLIQKRMAIVDDIPGVTRDRLYAQVEWAGKSFYLVDTGGFPNEDEPLFDMVGKQIDRAIEEASVIIFVVDGREGILPLDFRIAEILRRSNRRVIVAVNKIDEPMHEPLLYEAFALGFEDVVGVSAEHNRNIQDLLDKVVMYIESEVSFQEDGETIKISIVGRPNVGKSSIFNSMIGEERAIVSNLPGTTRDPIDTEITFGGKKYLLIDTAGLRKKSRLKDDIEFYSLLRAERAIDRSDVVLLVLDVTELVTDQDKRIAGIALEKGKGIAVAINKWDLLPEGQPKLGDNIIKDVKDQLYFINDAPIVTISALSKRNLFKIFNVCGEVYTRWQTRISTSNLNNIIRDIISFQRLPSDGKGRFLKIFYVTQVGTAPPSFLFFVNDKNLVDKPFERKVINELVKIGDFRGVPIRVFWKNRRKLA, from the coding sequence ATGGACAGGAATACTAATGTAGTTGCGATAATCGGAAGAGCTAACGTAGGCAAATCTACACTCTTTAACAGGCTCATACAGAAGCGTATGGCGATAGTTGACGATATCCCCGGTGTAACTAGGGACAGGCTCTACGCCCAAGTAGAATGGGCAGGGAAGAGTTTTTATCTTGTAGATACGGGAGGGTTTCCCAACGAAGATGAACCGCTTTTTGATATGGTGGGAAAGCAAATAGACCGAGCTATAGAAGAAGCCAGCGTCATCATATTTGTTGTCGATGGTAGAGAGGGAATATTACCCCTTGATTTCAGGATAGCCGAGATCCTTCGGCGAAGTAATCGCAGGGTGATTGTGGCCGTCAACAAGATAGACGAACCCATGCATGAACCTCTCCTATACGAAGCTTTCGCTTTGGGTTTTGAGGATGTGGTTGGAGTAAGCGCAGAACACAACAGAAACATCCAGGATTTGCTTGATAAAGTTGTTATGTATATAGAAAGCGAAGTCTCTTTTCAAGAGGACGGCGAAACAATAAAAATATCAATAGTAGGAAGGCCTAACGTTGGTAAATCCAGTATCTTCAATTCTATGATCGGGGAAGAGAGAGCAATAGTCAGTAATTTACCGGGAACTACAAGAGACCCTATTGATACGGAAATTACTTTTGGAGGAAAAAAATATCTGCTCATCGATACCGCAGGATTGCGAAAGAAAAGCAGGCTTAAAGATGATATAGAGTTTTATTCTCTCCTTAGGGCGGAACGTGCAATCGACAGATCCGATGTAGTTTTGCTCGTTTTGGATGTAACGGAACTAGTCACTGATCAGGATAAGCGTATAGCCGGCATCGCTCTGGAAAAGGGCAAAGGGATTGCCGTTGCGATCAATAAATGGGATCTGTTGCCGGAGGGGCAACCAAAATTGGGAGATAATATCATAAAAGATGTTAAAGATCAGCTGTATTTTATAAATGACGCCCCTATAGTCACTATATCAGCTCTATCAAAAAGAAATCTTTTTAAAATTTTTAATGTCTGCGGAGAGGTTTACACTCGTTGGCAGACCAGGATTTCTACTTCAAACTTAAATAATATAATTCGAGATATAATATCTTTCCAAAGGCTTCCTTCGGATGGAAAGGGGAGGTTTTTAAAGATATTTTACGTGACACAAGTTGGAACGGCACCGCCGTCTTTTCTCTTTTTCGTAAACGATAAAAATCTGGTCGATAAACCATTTGAACGAAAAGTTATAAATGAACTTGTAAAGATCGGTGATTTTAGAGGAGTCCCAATCAGGGTTTTTTGGAAAAACAGGCGAAAACTCGCTTGA
- a CDS encoding primosomal protein N' family DNA-binding protein encodes MYADVLVPGVWWHSLTYKISAPAKIGSRVLVPMGSRDSKRLGFLSAIKENIENKIDYEVKEVIEILDDVPLLGQELWSLSEWISRQYLCSQGEILKLMCPTPIIEGSKVNDIPPLVFNPPKEGYSEYCFYEVYDNERYGRYRETIGEGKCGLVFFPEESVARTFWNDLPEDIKKQGLLWPSGGGKKAFEAWLKARRGEVSFLVGSVGLLFAPLTPIKFIVVEEDASFSYNLARYPNLSLRHVAAKRAQMWKAKLILGGRLPSSRLYLLKKPKLSKNVKEQIRFVNIKTANKIIIPGISQGLPISSSLLKSSLEVVNRGEVAMWILDRKGYAGEISCEECGWTFACSHCGSICRISENIVICPFCGKRYEMPTICPSCMSRLLTGKRPGLEALHGIAQALAGDVTSVYMWYKEKSGKKRKTAMLQEIGKGGLVVGSRLALSLCDDCNVGLIGWIDADAETWRPNYNARFMAFSMMWESRFRGINPKSREVIIQSRRPYHGWQRGLKDGWNFFWEDELKERYELNFPPFTLLIEISAPVKVIEEIFLLLDKSGFAVYKPIADKGIIWVKVKDVRVLRELLEPYFHISRSKIGFPKIRIWRD; translated from the coding sequence ATGTATGCCGATGTTCTTGTGCCTGGTGTTTGGTGGCATTCATTAACTTACAAAATATCGGCACCCGCGAAAATTGGCAGCAGAGTTCTGGTCCCCATGGGTTCGCGAGACAGCAAGAGATTGGGATTTCTTTCAGCGATAAAAGAAAATATCGAAAATAAGATTGATTACGAGGTAAAAGAGGTAATTGAGATATTGGACGATGTGCCTCTTTTGGGGCAAGAACTGTGGAGCTTAAGCGAGTGGATATCCCGACAATATCTATGCAGCCAAGGTGAGATATTAAAATTAATGTGCCCTACTCCCATCATCGAGGGTAGTAAAGTGAATGATATTCCTCCCCTTGTTTTTAACCCGCCGAAAGAAGGCTACAGCGAATATTGCTTTTACGAGGTATACGATAATGAAAGATATGGACGCTACAGGGAAACAATCGGCGAAGGCAAATGCGGTCTCGTCTTCTTTCCCGAGGAATCGGTGGCCAGAACTTTTTGGAATGACCTTCCAGAAGACATTAAAAAGCAAGGCCTGTTATGGCCATCCGGCGGGGGCAAAAAAGCCTTTGAAGCGTGGCTAAAGGCTAGGCGGGGCGAAGTGTCTTTCTTGGTGGGGTCAGTGGGGTTGCTCTTCGCTCCATTAACCCCAATTAAGTTCATTGTAGTGGAGGAAGATGCCAGCTTTTCCTACAATTTAGCCCGATATCCTAATTTATCCTTACGCCATGTAGCAGCCAAAAGAGCTCAAATGTGGAAGGCGAAGCTAATCTTGGGAGGCAGGCTGCCATCATCCCGATTGTATTTACTAAAAAAGCCAAAATTAAGCAAAAATGTTAAAGAACAGATTCGATTCGTAAACATAAAGACTGCGAATAAAATTATTATTCCGGGGATTTCTCAAGGCCTTCCCATTAGCTCGTCTCTTTTAAAATCATCCTTAGAAGTTGTAAACCGCGGAGAAGTTGCGATGTGGATTTTGGACCGCAAAGGCTATGCCGGAGAGATATCCTGCGAGGAGTGTGGCTGGACCTTTGCCTGTAGTCATTGCGGCAGTATTTGCAGGATCAGCGAAAATATTGTAATATGTCCCTTTTGCGGAAAAAGATATGAAATGCCTACGATATGTCCATCCTGCATGTCTAGGCTTTTGACTGGTAAACGTCCGGGTCTGGAGGCGCTTCATGGAATAGCTCAAGCTTTGGCTGGGGACGTAACATCGGTTTATATGTGGTACAAGGAGAAAAGTGGAAAAAAACGTAAAACTGCAATGTTGCAAGAAATAGGAAAAGGCGGTCTTGTTGTTGGCTCTAGGTTGGCTCTTTCTCTTTGCGATGATTGCAATGTAGGTTTAATAGGATGGATCGATGCTGATGCCGAAACGTGGAGGCCAAATTATAACGCTCGATTTATGGCATTCAGCATGATGTGGGAATCACGCTTCAGAGGTATTAATCCCAAAAGCAGAGAAGTTATAATTCAGTCCAGAAGGCCATATCATGGTTGGCAAAGGGGACTGAAAGATGGATGGAACTTTTTTTGGGAGGATGAACTCAAAGAGAGGTATGAGCTTAATTTCCCCCCTTTCACCCTGTTGATCGAAATATCTGCTCCGGTAAAAGTAATCGAAGAGATCTTTCTGTTACTTGACAAATCCGGATTTGCCGTGTATAAGCCAATAGCTGATAAAGGCATAATATGGGTCAAAGTGAAAGATGTAAGAGTTCTTAGAGAGCTGTTGGAACCATACTTCCATATCTCGCGTTCTAAAATCGGATTCCCAAAGATAAGAATTTGGAGAGACTAA
- the coaBC gene encoding bifunctional phosphopantothenoylcysteine decarboxylase/phosphopantothenate--cysteine ligase CoaBC, whose product MLEWKTNRKVLFGISGGISAYKIPDVVSTLMKYKSDIEVIMTRSASSFVTPLSLSTLTGKKTWMEEDFLSDQRGWKIPHISLADWAEVFIIAPATANVIRRAAFGEAETLLGATMLATRAPVVIFPAMNIHMWEHPATQRHVKMSGELGYIVIPPEEGFLACGYEGKGRLPKKEVILEILWRVLSPKRDLIGKKIIVTSGPTREFMDPVRFISNPSSGKMGYAVARTAWYRGADVTLIKGPTYLEPPFGVRTIDVTTAQEMYDAVLKESDGADIVVKAAAVGDYRFAHTLDQKLKREGRGHLEVILEENPDIAAEVGKRKRQGQILVGFAAESTEVVENALSKLNKKNMDMIVANDITARGSGFESDTNSVTVICKTGRTSRLEGSKEEVAWGLWDIVEAEFLS is encoded by the coding sequence ATGCTCGAATGGAAGACCAACAGGAAGGTTCTCTTTGGTATTTCGGGGGGTATATCGGCATACAAGATTCCTGATGTTGTTAGCACGTTAATGAAGTATAAAAGCGATATCGAGGTAATAATGACTCGATCTGCCTCTTCTTTTGTGACACCCTTGTCCCTCTCCACATTGACGGGCAAAAAAACCTGGATGGAGGAGGACTTCTTAAGCGATCAACGTGGGTGGAAAATACCCCACATATCTTTGGCCGATTGGGCGGAAGTCTTCATCATTGCGCCGGCAACAGCTAATGTGATCAGGAGAGCTGCCTTCGGAGAAGCAGAAACCCTTTTAGGGGCTACCATGCTTGCAACGAGAGCACCGGTAGTAATTTTTCCTGCCATGAACATTCATATGTGGGAACATCCCGCAACTCAGCGTCATGTTAAGATGTCAGGTGAACTTGGCTACATCGTGATACCGCCTGAAGAAGGGTTCTTGGCTTGTGGATATGAGGGCAAAGGGAGGCTCCCAAAAAAAGAAGTCATACTCGAAATTTTGTGGAGGGTATTGTCCCCTAAGAGAGATTTAATTGGCAAAAAGATAATTGTGACCTCAGGGCCTACCAGGGAATTCATGGACCCCGTCAGGTTTATCAGCAATCCAAGCTCCGGTAAGATGGGTTACGCTGTAGCAAGGACGGCATGGTATAGGGGTGCCGATGTCACGTTGATAAAAGGCCCTACATATCTCGAGCCTCCTTTTGGTGTAAGAACAATAGACGTTACCACTGCCCAAGAGATGTACGATGCCGTATTAAAAGAGAGTGATGGCGCGGATATAGTAGTAAAGGCAGCAGCTGTAGGTGACTATAGATTTGCTCATACTTTAGATCAAAAGCTTAAACGCGAAGGCAGGGGCCACCTAGAGGTAATCTTAGAAGAAAACCCCGATATTGCGGCGGAAGTGGGGAAAAGAAAGAGACAAGGGCAAATTCTGGTTGGATTTGCAGCCGAATCGACGGAAGTAGTAGAAAACGCACTTTCAAAGCTCAACAAAAAAAATATGGACATGATAGTCGCCAATGATATCACAGCCAGGGGAAGCGGATTCGAATCGGATACCAATTCCGTAACGGTCATATGCAAGACAGGACGCACCTCGAGGCTCGAAGGTTCAAAGGAAGAGGTTGCATGGGGCCTATGGGATATCGTTGAGGCGGAGTTTTTATCATAG
- the rpoZ gene encoding DNA-directed RNA polymerase subunit omega has protein sequence MIYIDVNQIMKKYNIPNKYVLTMLIAKRARALSEDASKRLFGGDRDKPINTAIEEIKEGKVAFIVKTKNNQII, from the coding sequence ATGATATATATTGATGTAAATCAGATCATGAAAAAATACAATATACCGAATAAATATGTTTTAACCATGCTGATCGCAAAAAGGGCCAGAGCTCTTAGCGAGGACGCTTCGAAGCGTCTCTTTGGCGGAGATAGAGATAAGCCAATAAATACGGCCATAGAAGAAATTAAAGAGGGTAAGGTCGCATTTATTGTAAAAACAAAAAATAACCAAATAATTTAA
- the gmk gene encoding guanylate kinase encodes MTKYSNVNGKREKGHLFVISGPSGAGKGTIRRELFKRLSDLVYSISCTTRQPREGEQDGVDYCFVEAEEFEKRKRSGDFLEWALVHGNYYGTPKKEVLKNLEEGKDVILEIDVQGALNVKKVFPEAVLIFILPPSEEALRERLISRGTENEESLRTRLNNAAWEMKLAGLYDHAIINDDVNRAAEEIVRLIKSYRKGG; translated from the coding sequence ATGACGAAATATAGCAATGTAAATGGCAAAAGGGAAAAAGGGCATCTCTTCGTAATTTCCGGGCCCAGCGGGGCAGGAAAAGGGACCATACGAAGGGAGCTTTTTAAAAGGCTCTCCGATTTGGTCTATTCCATATCGTGCACGACGCGTCAACCAAGGGAGGGGGAGCAAGACGGCGTAGATTATTGTTTCGTCGAGGCCGAGGAATTTGAAAAGAGAAAAAGGTCGGGAGATTTTTTAGAGTGGGCCCTTGTCCACGGGAATTACTACGGAACTCCTAAAAAAGAGGTTTTGAAGAACCTGGAAGAGGGAAAAGATGTCATCCTCGAGATAGATGTCCAGGGAGCTCTAAATGTGAAAAAGGTATTCCCGGAAGCAGTATTGATATTTATACTACCCCCGTCAGAGGAGGCTTTAAGGGAAAGGCTTATATCCCGTGGCACAGAGAACGAGGAATCTCTGCGCACCAGGTTAAATAACGCAGCGTGGGAGATGAAATTGGCAGGCTTGTACGACCATGCGATAATAAACGATGATGTAAATCGTGCTGCAGAAGAGATTGTCAGGTTAATAAAAAGCTACAGGAAGGGAGGCTAG
- a CDS encoding DUF370 domain-containing protein: MYKLVHIGFGNVVVANRIIAIIHPDSSPVKRLKDEAKERGQLIDATQGRKTRAVILTDSNHVILSAIQPETIAHRFEGIAQNDEI; this comes from the coding sequence ATGTATAAATTAGTTCACATAGGATTTGGAAATGTAGTCGTAGCTAACAGGATAATCGCAATCATTCATCCCGATTCCTCGCCCGTTAAAAGGCTCAAAGACGAAGCAAAGGAACGGGGACAGCTTATAGACGCCACTCAGGGCCGGAAAACAAGGGCAGTCATATTAACCGACAGTAATCATGTGATACTCTCGGCTATACAGCCTGAGACAATAGCTCATCGTTTCGAGGGAATTGCACAAAATGACGAAATATAG
- a CDS encoding YicC/YloC family endoribonuclease, which produces MLISMTGVGSAYDTFDWGTLRIDVYSVNSRYKDIIVRCPKELSMLENSLREELKNRYVRGKVIVTLYSTFAPELKMASINGKVLGNYFEELMSIHGKLKLLEEIQLELLLDLPGVLEQPEGRILDLYEQINKDAIALLDKALSDWNEMRKGEGEHISSFVNESLDKFEKLVDEIAGEWDVAFEEELLELKSKINLLVSNIALEDDPSHFEAVAHLADKWDIKEEITRSKFHIEKFRETLKSNVSEGKKLNFLLQEMLREINTIASKVKNAKIRWHVVESKCLLEQMREQIQNVE; this is translated from the coding sequence TTGCTGATAAGCATGACAGGGGTTGGTAGTGCCTATGATACCTTCGACTGGGGTACATTGCGTATAGACGTTTATAGCGTCAACTCCAGATACAAAGATATAATTGTTCGTTGTCCAAAGGAGCTTTCCATGTTGGAGAACTCTTTAAGAGAGGAACTTAAAAATCGTTATGTAAGAGGAAAGGTAATCGTTACCCTATATTCAACTTTTGCCCCAGAACTGAAAATGGCAAGCATTAACGGCAAGGTTCTCGGGAATTATTTCGAGGAATTAATGTCAATCCACGGTAAGTTAAAGCTCCTGGAAGAAATACAGCTCGAACTTCTCCTCGATTTGCCCGGCGTCCTAGAACAACCCGAAGGAAGAATATTGGATCTTTACGAACAAATAAATAAGGACGCTATAGCCTTGCTGGATAAAGCTTTGTCTGATTGGAACGAAATGAGAAAGGGCGAGGGTGAACACATATCCTCTTTTGTAAACGAATCTCTTGATAAATTTGAAAAGTTGGTAGATGAGATAGCTGGGGAGTGGGACGTTGCATTTGAAGAGGAGCTTCTGGAACTAAAGAGTAAAATAAATTTATTAGTTTCAAACATTGCCTTAGAGGACGACCCATCTCATTTTGAAGCCGTAGCACATTTAGCAGATAAGTGGGACATAAAAGAAGAAATCACGAGAAGCAAGTTTCACATTGAAAAGTTTCGCGAAACGCTTAAATCGAATGTTTCGGAGGGCAAAAAACTTAACTTTTTGTTGCAGGAGATGTTGAGGGAGATCAATACAATAGCTTCTAAAGTGAAAAACGCCAAAATTCGTTGGCATGTCGTTGAAAGCAAGTGCTTGTTGGAGCAAATGAGAGAGCAAATCCAAAACGTTGAATGA